One window of Corynebacterium sp. P3-F1 genomic DNA carries:
- the brnQ gene encoding branched-chain amino acid transport system II carrier protein: protein MSTAVSSTGNGTGKSSSNSAILFTALALFSMFFGAGNLIFPPMLAVQAGDNFWPAILGFLTTGALLPVLAVVAIALSGSNVRDLAQRAGTIFGVVFPILAYLSIGAFYALPRTGAVSFEVAVTPLFGWDSTFSAALFNIVFFGIALALSWNPTRITDTLGKFLTPALVVLLVIMISMALFTMTNQHYEPSETYATNPYPSGVLEGYLTMDSIAALAFSIVVISSLRNKGFAEGKPLVRSTIYAGIGASILLALIYLGLGLIGRAMPDALQYDSGAPLLADAALQLMGRPGQTVFALIVVLACMTTAIGLITSTAEYFSGQFAGSYGTWAIVFAVASAIMATQGLDFVISIAGPVVGFLYPPAIALIFVTLIEPLFSRRTRLRWGFILPIWVAVIWSLISTFVSLGWGADALSPLVDWSPMQSNDLGWLLPTAIAFIVGVIIDFAKPHAPLEIGTQRTVEGESLEEAEARNA from the coding sequence ATGTCAACAGCTGTTTCCTCTACCGGCAACGGAACTGGCAAGAGTTCGTCGAACAGTGCAATCCTATTCACGGCACTCGCTCTTTTCTCGATGTTTTTCGGCGCCGGCAACCTCATCTTCCCGCCGATGCTCGCAGTCCAAGCAGGCGATAATTTCTGGCCCGCCATCCTCGGCTTCCTCACCACGGGTGCGCTCCTGCCCGTGCTGGCCGTGGTCGCGATCGCCCTTTCCGGCTCCAATGTGCGCGACCTCGCGCAACGCGCAGGCACCATCTTCGGCGTTGTCTTCCCGATCCTCGCCTACCTGTCCATCGGCGCTTTTTACGCTCTGCCGCGCACCGGCGCTGTTTCTTTCGAAGTGGCGGTCACACCGCTGTTCGGCTGGGACAGCACATTCAGCGCGGCACTTTTCAACATCGTCTTCTTCGGTATCGCTTTGGCGCTGTCGTGGAACCCGACCCGCATCACCGACACGCTGGGCAAGTTCCTCACCCCGGCGCTGGTCGTGCTGCTTGTCATCATGATCAGCATGGCGCTGTTCACCATGACCAACCAGCACTACGAGCCCAGCGAAACCTACGCGACCAACCCGTACCCGTCGGGTGTCCTCGAGGGCTACCTGACCATGGACTCGATCGCCGCACTGGCGTTCTCCATCGTCGTTATTTCCTCGCTGCGCAATAAGGGTTTCGCTGAAGGAAAACCGCTGGTCCGCAGCACGATTTACGCCGGTATCGGCGCCAGCATCCTGCTCGCTTTGATCTACCTGGGTCTCGGTTTGATCGGCCGCGCGATGCCAGACGCATTGCAGTACGATTCAGGCGCGCCTTTGCTTGCTGACGCAGCGTTGCAGCTCATGGGGCGCCCCGGCCAGACCGTCTTCGCGCTGATCGTGGTTCTTGCATGCATGACCACCGCCATTGGTCTTATCACTTCCACTGCTGAGTACTTCTCCGGGCAGTTCGCTGGTTCCTACGGGACTTGGGCGATCGTCTTCGCCGTGGCATCGGCCATCATGGCGACGCAAGGCCTGGACTTTGTCATCTCGATCGCGGGCCCGGTCGTCGGATTCCTCTACCCGCCGGCAATCGCCCTGATCTTCGTCACTCTGATTGAGCCCCTCTTCAGCCGCCGCACCCGCCTGCGCTGGGGCTTCATCCTGCCGATTTGGGTCGCAGTGATCTGGTCGCTCATCTCCACCTTCGTCTCCCTCGGCTGGGGCGCAGACGCTCTGTCCCCGCTCGTCGACTGGTCACCGATGCAGAGCAACGACCTAGGCTGGTTGCTTCCCACCGCAATCGCATTCATCGTCGGAGTCATCATCGACTTCGCTAAACCTCACGCGCCACTGGAGATCGGCACGCAGCGTACGGTCGAGGGCGAGAGCTTGGAAGAGGCCGAGGCCCGCAACGCCTAA
- the treS gene encoding maltose alpha-D-glucosyltransferase, whose amino-acid sequence MDSTDEQGFLIEADASDYSAPAPAPGNEPWQRPDPEWYKDAVFYEVLVRAFYDPDGSGSGTLKGVEEKLDYLQWLGVDCLWLPPFYDSPLRDGGYDIRDFRKVLPEFGTVEDFVSLVDAAHKRGIRIITDFPINHTADTHPWFQESRRDPEGPYGDFYVWSDTPDQYAEARIIFIDTEESNWTYDPVRKQYFWHRFFSHQPDLNYDNPQVQDAVIDVIRFWLDLGMDGIRLDAIPYLYEREGTNCENLPETHNFIKRVRTLFDEEYPGRFLLAEANQMPDEVVQYFGSSDECQMAFHFPVMPRIFMSIRQEKAQPVIDILRETPDIPDSAQWGIFLRNHDELTLEMVTEDERDFMYTNYATDPRMRANVGIRRRLAPLLGGHRDRLELAHALLLSLPGSPFLYYGDEIGMGDNIWLPDRDGVRTPMQWNADRNGGFSTADPERLYLPTIRNDTYGYQAINVESQMDRENSLLHWVREHVHIRKQYKAFGRGDYQEVQHSNPQVLAFIREYENERILCVNNMSSRPQPVEMHLSHLAGIVPRELSGNVEFPAIGELPWLVTLAPHGHFWFDIS is encoded by the coding sequence ATGGACTCCACTGACGAGCAAGGCTTCCTCATCGAGGCGGATGCGAGCGACTATAGCGCGCCCGCTCCAGCCCCCGGCAACGAACCCTGGCAGCGGCCCGACCCTGAGTGGTACAAAGACGCCGTCTTCTACGAAGTGCTCGTCCGCGCCTTCTACGATCCGGATGGCTCCGGCTCCGGCACCTTGAAAGGTGTCGAGGAAAAACTCGATTACCTGCAATGGCTCGGTGTTGACTGCCTGTGGCTTCCGCCGTTCTACGACTCCCCGCTGCGCGACGGTGGCTACGACATCCGCGATTTCCGCAAGGTCCTCCCGGAATTTGGCACCGTCGAAGACTTCGTCTCGCTTGTCGACGCCGCCCACAAACGCGGCATCCGCATCATCACCGACTTCCCCATCAACCACACTGCCGACACCCACCCGTGGTTCCAGGAGTCCCGCCGCGACCCGGAGGGCCCCTACGGGGACTTCTACGTCTGGTCCGACACCCCTGACCAGTACGCGGAAGCCCGCATCATCTTCATCGACACCGAAGAGTCCAACTGGACCTACGATCCGGTGCGCAAACAGTACTTCTGGCACCGCTTCTTCTCCCACCAGCCGGACCTGAACTACGACAACCCACAAGTCCAGGACGCCGTCATCGACGTCATCCGGTTCTGGCTCGACCTCGGCATGGACGGCATCCGCCTCGACGCCATCCCCTACCTCTACGAGCGGGAAGGCACAAACTGCGAGAACCTCCCCGAAACCCACAATTTTATCAAACGCGTACGCACGCTTTTCGACGAGGAATACCCCGGCCGTTTCCTCCTCGCCGAAGCCAACCAGATGCCGGACGAAGTGGTCCAGTACTTCGGGAGCAGCGATGAATGCCAGATGGCGTTCCACTTCCCCGTCATGCCCCGCATCTTCATGAGCATCCGTCAGGAGAAAGCTCAGCCCGTCATCGACATTCTGCGGGAAACCCCGGACATTCCCGATTCCGCCCAGTGGGGCATCTTCCTGCGCAACCATGACGAGCTGACGCTTGAAATGGTCACCGAAGACGAGCGTGACTTCATGTACACCAATTACGCCACCGACCCGCGGATGCGAGCCAATGTGGGCATCCGCCGCCGCCTCGCTCCGCTGCTCGGAGGCCACCGGGACCGTCTCGAACTCGCCCACGCTCTTTTGCTGTCCCTTCCCGGTTCACCCTTCCTGTACTACGGCGACGAGATCGGCATGGGCGACAACATTTGGCTCCCCGACCGCGACGGCGTACGAACCCCCATGCAGTGGAACGCCGACCGCAACGGAGGCTTCTCCACCGCCGACCCCGAGCGCCTCTACCTCCCCACCATCCGGAACGACACGTACGGCTACCAGGCCATTAACGTCGAATCCCAGATGGACCGGGAGAACTCCCTCCTCCACTGGGTCCGCGAGCACGTGCACATCCGCAAGCAATACAAGGCTTTCGGCCGCGGCGACTACCAGGAGGTGCAGCACTCCAACCCCCAAGTTCTTGCATTCATCCGCGAGTATGAGAACGAGCGCATCCTTTGCGTGAACAACATGAGCTCCCGCCCACAGCCGGTGGAAATGCACCTGTCCCACCTAGCCGGAATTGTTCCGCGCGAGCTGTCCGGCAACGTCGAGTTCCCCGCCATCGGCGAACTCCCCTGGCTGGTGACCCTCGCCCCGCACGGCCACTTCTGGTTCGACATCTCCTAG
- a CDS encoding phosphotransferase: MIAELPAGFADWQILEVDHGQLDYFQVLVDGDKDVLDTDAGAQAYLAHLPQFGEISGDMSGSSAIPLGADQSNTSLVVDDRWILKVFRKLEDGLNPDVELLSVISDCPHVAGVRGHLTRDGRTLAMMQELITGGRDGFQLALDPGLESEESLGRAIRDVHEALADSFETSLVPASRIRDSLNSHLDELLRQTDALDPYEERLREIYSRIPDDAVEIQRIHGDLHLGQTLLADRWYLIDFEGEPARPLEQRQLPDHALRDVAGMVRSFGYAKAMGGHADVDKLLAGYGTDRNEILDAYTADKAAYEVVYEANNRPDWVDIPLSAIRDLS; this comes from the coding sequence GTGATCGCTGAGTTGCCTGCCGGATTCGCTGACTGGCAGATCCTCGAGGTCGACCATGGACAGCTCGACTATTTTCAAGTCCTCGTCGACGGCGACAAGGATGTCTTGGACACTGATGCCGGCGCCCAGGCTTACCTCGCCCATCTGCCACAATTCGGCGAAATTTCCGGGGACATGTCTGGGAGCTCGGCAATTCCCCTCGGTGCGGACCAGTCGAACACGTCCCTCGTGGTCGACGACCGCTGGATTCTCAAGGTCTTCCGCAAGCTCGAAGACGGCCTGAACCCCGACGTCGAGCTCTTGTCCGTCATCTCCGACTGTCCCCACGTCGCCGGGGTGCGCGGCCACCTCACGCGGGACGGCCGCACCTTGGCGATGATGCAGGAACTCATCACCGGTGGCCGCGACGGATTCCAGCTGGCTCTCGACCCCGGCCTAGAGAGCGAAGAATCCCTCGGCCGCGCTATCCGCGACGTGCACGAGGCTCTCGCCGACTCCTTTGAAACCTCTTTGGTTCCCGCCTCCCGCATCCGGGATTCCCTCAACTCCCACCTCGACGAACTTCTGCGGCAGACCGACGCGCTGGATCCCTACGAAGAACGACTCCGCGAGATCTACTCGCGCATCCCAGACGATGCAGTGGAGATTCAACGCATTCACGGCGACCTTCATCTGGGTCAAACCCTCTTGGCAGATCGCTGGTACCTCATTGATTTTGAGGGAGAACCGGCACGGCCGCTTGAACAACGCCAGCTCCCCGACCATGCGCTACGCGACGTCGCCGGCATGGTCCGCTCTTTCGGGTATGCGAAGGCAATGGGAGGCCACGCAGACGTCGATAAGCTCCTGGCTGGATACGGAACCGACCGCAACGAGATTCTCGATGCGTATACCGCCGACAAAGCTGCCTACGAAGTCGTGTACGAAGCGAACAACCGGCCCGACTGGGTGGACATTCCACTTTCCGCGATCCGAGATTTGTCCTAG
- a CDS encoding LLM class flavin-dependent oxidoreductase yields the protein MTPLSLLDFCTVRDDESPSQSMARSVELAQTAEKLGYDRIWYSEHHNMPSIASSSPAVLISHIAANTETIRLGAGGVMLPNHAPYVIAEQFGTLAELYPGRIDLGLGRAPGTDQNTLGRALRRDPMAAENFPNDVLELQGYLAGKSVIPGVTAVPGAGTNVPLYILGSSMFGATLAAKLGLPYSFASHFAPTHLEEATRYYRENFQPSQYCAEPYVIAAVNVTAADSADDAARQTELVHRARLKAFLGRQGRSLTEEQLDSVMNSPQGHQIIGMLRYTAEGTGEQVAEYLEKFAQHAQADELMISFQAPTHEEVLSSMEIVSKAV from the coding sequence ATGACCCCGCTTTCTCTGCTGGATTTTTGCACTGTCCGCGACGATGAGAGTCCAAGCCAGTCCATGGCCCGCTCCGTGGAACTGGCCCAAACAGCGGAGAAACTGGGGTACGACCGCATCTGGTATTCCGAGCACCACAACATGCCGTCGATCGCATCGTCGTCGCCGGCGGTGCTCATTTCTCATATCGCCGCCAACACCGAGACAATTCGTCTGGGTGCTGGCGGCGTTATGCTGCCTAATCACGCTCCGTACGTGATTGCGGAGCAGTTCGGGACCCTCGCCGAGTTGTACCCCGGCCGGATTGATCTCGGCTTGGGGCGCGCTCCCGGCACGGACCAAAACACTCTCGGGCGCGCATTGCGGCGCGACCCGATGGCGGCGGAGAACTTCCCGAACGATGTCCTGGAGCTGCAGGGCTACCTGGCCGGTAAGTCGGTGATCCCGGGAGTGACCGCGGTGCCCGGCGCAGGGACAAATGTCCCGCTCTACATTCTGGGCTCCTCAATGTTCGGGGCCACGCTCGCTGCCAAGCTCGGGTTGCCGTATTCCTTTGCGTCTCACTTCGCCCCCACCCACCTTGAGGAAGCGACGCGCTATTACCGCGAGAACTTCCAACCGTCCCAATACTGTGCGGAGCCGTATGTGATTGCCGCGGTCAATGTGACGGCCGCCGACAGCGCCGATGATGCCGCACGCCAAACGGAGCTCGTCCACCGCGCCAGGTTGAAGGCATTCTTGGGGCGCCAGGGACGCTCACTCACCGAGGAGCAACTGGATTCGGTGATGAACTCCCCCCAGGGCCACCAGATCATCGGCATGCTGCGGTACACGGCAGAGGGCACCGGCGAACAGGTGGCGGAGTACCTGGAGAAATTTGCTCAGCACGCACAGGCGGACGAGTTGATGATTTCCTTCCAGGCCCCGACGCACGAGGAAGTTCTATCCTCGATGGAAATCGTCTCCAAGGCGGTCTAG